GCCTTGGCCGGCGAGTCGATGTCGCCGTTGGCGACCACCGGGATGCGCAACGCGGCCTTGATCGCCGCGATGGTTTCGTACTCCGCAGTGCCCGTGTAGTGCTGGTCGCGCGTGCGGCCATGCACGGCCAGCGATGCGATGCCGCTTTCCTCCGCGATGCGCGCGATGGCCGGCCCGTTGCGGTGGTCGCAGTCCCAGCCGGTGCGGATCTTCAGCGTCACGGGCACGTCGACGGCCTTCACGACGGCTTCGAGGATGCGGCCCACCAGCGCCTCGTCGCGCATCAGCGCCGAGCCTGCCCAGGCGTTGCAGACCTTCTTGGCCGGGCAGCCCATGTTGATGTCGATGATCTGCGCGCCGTGGTCGGCGTTGTAGCGCGCGGCGTTCGCCAGCTGCTCCGGTTCGGTGCCGGCGATCTGGACGCTGACCGGGCTGGGCTCGCCGTCGTGATCCATCCGGTGCAGGGACTTGGCGGTGTTCCAGAAACGCGGGTCGCTGATCGTCATTTCCGACACCGCCAGGCCCGCGCCCAGCCGCTTGCACAGCAGCCGGAACGGCTTGTCGGTGACGCCGGCCATCGGGGCCAGCATCACGGGTGGGTCGAGGCGGTAGGGACCGATCTGCATGCCGGCATTATCCGCCGCTGCGCGGGCCGGCGAAACGGGCCGGCGAACCGGGCCGGAGCGTTTACTCCGGATGCCGCGCCAGCAACTCCGCACGCGTCGGCATCGCCAGCGCGGCGCCGGCGCGTTCCGTCGACAGCGCGGCATAGCGGTTGGCGAAGCGCACGTGGTCGGCGAAGGAAGACGCCGCGTTCTCCGCGAGCGACGCCGCGAGCGCGCCATTGAACGCGTCGCCAGCCCCGGTGGTATCCACCACGGTCGCCGCTTCGGCGGCGACGCGATAGTGCGGACGCGCGTCTCCCCGCAGCGCCTCGTCGGGGTGCGAGACATACACGCCGGTGGCGCCCAGCGTCACCACCACCGTGCCGTGGGGGAACAACTGGCGGCAATGCTGGTGCAGTGTCACGCCATCGAGCGTGGCCACGTCGTCCGCGCTCAGGCGTTCGCCAAGGTGGCGGGCCAGCAGCGCGGCGAACTCCGTCTCGTTCGGCGTGATGACGTCGGCCTGGGCCAGCAGTTCGGTCGTGGTGCCGGCGTTGGCCGGCGCCGGATTCAGGACGGTCGTCGCGCCCCGCTGGCGCGCGTTCTGCAGCGCGGCCAACACGGTGTCCGCGGGCGACTCCAACTGGGTCAACAGGACGGCGGCGGAGGCCAGGACCTCTTCCTGCGCCGCCAGGAACGCCGGATCCAGCACGGCGTTGGCGCCCGCACCGATCACGATGGTGTTGCGGCCGTGCGCGTCCACGTAGATGCCGGCGGTCCCGGTGGGTTCGTCGCTGGCCTGGGTGCGCAAATCGAGCCCGTCCTCCGCCGCCAGCCCGCGGGCGAGCGCGCCGCCCGCATCGTCGCCCAGCGCGCACACGAACGTGGTGGCCGCGCCTGAGCGCGCCGCGGCCATGGCCTGGTTGAAGCCCTTGCCGCCCGCACCGCTGGCGTAGCGGCCAGCGATGGTGGCGCCGGCGGCCGGCAAGGCATCGCAACGCCACACGTGGTCGACATTGAAGGAGCCCACGACGGCGACGCGGGCGGACAGGGAAGAGGACGTGGTCATTTCAGGGTACCTGGGGTCCGGACGGCAGCGATGCCGCCGTCACCGGAGGAGAACGTAAACAGGACGCCGGATGCGGCCGTCGGCCGCATCCGCGGTCAGCCGAAGTGCGACAGCACGCCGGCGATGGTGGCCGTCATCAGCGTGGCGATGGTGCCGCCGAGCACGGCGCGCAGGCCGAACCGCGCCAGGTCGGAACGCCGCTCCGGCGCCAGGCCGCCGATGCCGCCGATCTGGATCGCGATCGAGCTGAAGTTGGCGAAGCCGCACAGCGCGTAGGTCGCGATCAGGCGACCTTCCTCGGTCAGCGTCACGCCGGGCGTCTGCCCGTTCACGATGCCGGCCAGCTGCAGGTAGGCGACGAATTCGTTGATGACCACCTTCTGGCCGATCAGCGAACCCACCGTGGTCGCGTCCTGCCACGGCACGCCGATCACCCAGGCGATCGGCGCCAGCAGGTAACCGAAGATGGTGGCCAGGTCGGTCGGCTTGCCGATGGCCGACGCCAGGCCCGTGATCTCGCCCAGCCAGGTCAGCGGCGCGTTGATCAGGGCGATCAGGGCGATGAAGGCCAGCAGCATCGCGCCGATGTTCAGCGCCAGCCTCAGGCCATCGCCCGCGCCGGCGGCAGCGGCGTCGATGATGTTGCTGGACGTCTTCTCGACTTCCATCTTCACCGTGCCGCGGGTCAGCGGCGTGCCGGTTTCGGGGATGAGCAACTTCGCCACCACCAGCGTGGCGGGCGCCGCCATGATCGACGCGGCCAGCAGGTGCTTGGCATAGAAGGCCTGCTGTTCCGGATCGCCGCCGCCGAGCATGCCCACATAGGCCGCCAGCACGCCGCCTGCGATGTGGGCCATGCCGCCGATCATCATCGTGATCAGCTCGGACTCGGTCATCTTGGGAATGTACGGACGCACCGTCAGCGGCGCCTCCGTCTGTCCGATGAATACGCTCGCGCAGACGCTGGTGGTCTCGGCGCCCGACACACGCATCACCTTGGTGATCGCCAGCGCCATCATCCGCACGATGAACTGCATCACGCCGAGGTGGTACATCACGCCCATCAGCGCAGCGAAGAAGATGATGGTGGGCAGCACCTGGAAGGCGAAGATGAAGCCGAACTTTTCGGTATCCATCAGGCTGCCGAAGATGAAGCCCGAGCCTGCCTTCACGAACTCCAGGATCTTCACGAAGCCGTGGCCCAGCCAGTCGAAGACTTCACGCCCGCCCGGCACCAGCAACACCAGGGCGGCGAAGCCGATCTGCAGCGTGACGCCCGTGGCGACCAGCTTCCAGTCGATGGCCTTCCGGTTGTTGGAAAACAGCCAGACGATGCCGATCAGCACCGCCAGGCCGAACAGGCCGAAGCCGATCCGCCCCAAGACTTCCAGCATGTACTCCCCCAGACCTTGCGTGTTGTTCTGACCGGGCAGTCTAGCAGCCGTGCGGCCCCGTCCCGGTCGTTCAGCCTACGCCGCGCCAGGCCACCCACGCGGCGAGGGCGAGGAACACCACGGCCGCCAGACTGCGGGCCAGCTTCAGCGGCAGCTTGTCGGCGAAACGGTGGCCCAGCCAGACCACCGGCAGGTTGGCCAGAAGCATGCCGATCGTGGTGCCGGCGATGACCTGCCACAGCGGGTCGTACTTGGTGGCCAGCAGGACCGTCGCGACCTGGGTCTTGTCGCCGATCTCGGCCAGGAAGAACGCCACCGTGGTGGCCAGGAAGGCGCCATGCGCCGGCAGGTTGTCGGCTTCGTCCTCCAGGGTGTCGGGCTTGAGCGTCCACAGCGCCACGGCCAGGAAGCTGCCCGCCACGACCCAGCGCAGGACCTCGGGAGACAGCCATTCGGTCAACTCGGCACCCAGCCAGGCGGAGATCGCGTGGTTGACCAGGGTCGCGGCCAGGATGCCCAGCGCGATCGGCCACGGCTTGCGGTAGCGGGCGGCCAGCAGCAGGGCCAGCAATTGGGTCTTGTCGCCGATTTCGGCAAGCGTGACGGTGCCGGTGGAGACCAGCAGGGCGTGCAGGGACAACATCAAGGACTCCGGGGCCAGGCATTCGCGATGGACGCGAAGGCAAACGACGCACTGCCCGGCCCGGGTTAGCGCGACGCCTGCCTTCGGTCTTGCCCGGCGAAGCGTTTCGCTTCGTCCCGCGCACCATGGTCGTCGACCAAGTGTGTTGACGCGCGGACCCCGTCTGGACGGGTGGGCTACTCCCCGGAGGAGGAAAGTGCGCGGATTGTACGGCGCACGTCGCGCCGATGGCGGAGCCATTCTCATTTGTCGCCGTGCCGTCGACCGGAACGGGCGCTAGGATGGGGTGTTAAGCCACCGCTGGAGCACGCCATGCAGTATCGCCGCCTGGGTACGTCGGGACTTCAGGTTTCAGCGCTGTCCTTCGGCGCCTGGCTGACCTTCGGCCAGCAGGTCGGGCCGCGGGAGGCAGGCGAACTCATCGCGCTGGCCTGGGACCACGGGGTCAATTTCTTCGACAACGCCGAGGTCTACGGCCACGGCGAGGCCGAACGCGTGATGGGCGAGGCGTTGCGTGCGCTGGCCCTGCCGCGGGATGGCTATTGCGTGTCCAGCAAGGTCTGCTTCGGCGCGGCGGAAAATCCTCGGCCGACCCAGCGCGGCCTGTCGCGCAAGCATGTCACCGAGGCC
This genomic stretch from Pseudoxanthomonas sp. CF385 harbors:
- a CDS encoding TMEM165/GDT1 family protein gives rise to the protein MLSLHALLVSTGTVTLAEIGDKTQLLALLLAARYRKPWPIALGILAATLVNHAISAWLGAELTEWLSPEVLRWVVAGSFLAVALWTLKPDTLEDEADNLPAHGAFLATTVAFFLAEIGDKTQVATVLLATKYDPLWQVIAGTTIGMLLANLPVVWLGHRFADKLPLKLARSLAAVVFLALAAWVAWRGVG
- a CDS encoding nucleoside transporter C-terminal domain-containing protein, which translates into the protein MLEVLGRIGFGLFGLAVLIGIVWLFSNNRKAIDWKLVATGVTLQIGFAALVLLVPGGREVFDWLGHGFVKILEFVKAGSGFIFGSLMDTEKFGFIFAFQVLPTIIFFAALMGVMYHLGVMQFIVRMMALAITKVMRVSGAETTSVCASVFIGQTEAPLTVRPYIPKMTESELITMMIGGMAHIAGGVLAAYVGMLGGGDPEQQAFYAKHLLAASIMAAPATLVVAKLLIPETGTPLTRGTVKMEVEKTSSNIIDAAAAGAGDGLRLALNIGAMLLAFIALIALINAPLTWLGEITGLASAIGKPTDLATIFGYLLAPIAWVIGVPWQDATTVGSLIGQKVVINEFVAYLQLAGIVNGQTPGVTLTEEGRLIATYALCGFANFSSIAIQIGGIGGLAPERRSDLARFGLRAVLGGTIATLMTATIAGVLSHFG
- a CDS encoding ribokinase, whose translation is MTTSSSLSARVAVVGSFNVDHVWRCDALPAAGATIAGRYASGAGGKGFNQAMAAARSGAATTFVCALGDDAGGALARGLAAEDGLDLRTQASDEPTGTAGIYVDAHGRNTIVIGAGANAVLDPAFLAAQEEVLASAAVLLTQLESPADTVLAALQNARQRGATTVLNPAPANAGTTTELLAQADVITPNETEFAALLARHLGERLSADDVATLDGVTLHQHCRQLFPHGTVVVTLGATGVYVSHPDEALRGDARPHYRVAAEAATVVDTTGAGDAFNGALAASLAENAASSFADHVRFANRYAALSTERAGAALAMPTRAELLARHPE
- the dusB gene encoding tRNA dihydrouridine synthase DusB; this translates as MQIGPYRLDPPVMLAPMAGVTDKPFRLLCKRLGAGLAVSEMTISDPRFWNTAKSLHRMDHDGEPSPVSVQIAGTEPEQLANAARYNADHGAQIIDINMGCPAKKVCNAWAGSALMRDEALVGRILEAVVKAVDVPVTLKIRTGWDCDHRNGPAIARIAEESGIASLAVHGRTRDQHYTGTAEYETIAAIKAALRIPVVANGDIDSPAKAAHVLAKTGADAVMVGRAAQGRPWIFREIAHFLATGELLPPPALEDVRDILLGHLEALHAFYGEPQGVRIARKHLGWYAKDRPENLAFRAVVNRAESAGQQLRLTRDYFDALIAGDVLPTAA